The DNA segment TCTAGCCACCGCAAAAATCGCTCTAAGCGGCAAAGACATCGCGAGCGAGCTAAATTTGCTACGCATTAGCACGGCGTTAAATTTGTTTATCATTTTAGCGATTTTGATGATAATCGCATTTTACTTATCAAAAACGGCTCTAGCGCCTCTGCACGCCAAAATAACCGCCCTAAATCGCTTTATAAAAGACTCCACGCACGAGATAAACACGCCCCTTAGCGTCATACTAATGAGCATCGAAACGGCGGATAAAAAGAGCCTAAGCCAGCGAAATCTAAAACGTATAAACAACATCGAAACAGCAGCCAAAACGCTAAGTCACATCTACGAAGACCTCACGTATTTATCCTTCGGCGCCTCTCGCGCCGCGCCTAAAGAGGAGCTAAATTTTAAAGAAGTTTTAAGCGAACGACTCGAGTTTTTCGCTCCATTTTTCGCCAAACGCGCTCTTGATTTAAGGATAAATTTAAAAGACGCTCTCATAAACGCAAATACCTACGAGTTAAAACGCGCGGTAGATAATCTGTTAAGCAACGCCGTAAAATACACGAACTCCGGCGGCTACGTCACCGTTAGTCTAAGCAAAGACGAGCTAAAGATCTCAAACAGCGGCGAGGGACTGAGCAAGGAACAGCAGGATAAAATTTTCGAGCGATACACGCGCTTTAACGAAGGGCAAGGCGGTTTTGGTATCGGGCTAAATCTGGTCAAAAGAGCCTGCGAAAACAACGCTATCGTCGTAACTTGCGAAAGCGAACCGGGCAAAGAAACCACCTTTACACTTCGGTGGAGGGGTTAAATTTGACTAGCTTGTTGAGCATCAAAGCTACCTCCGTTTAAAACCGTTTGAGCTTAAATTCGGGCCCGATAGTTTTTAGCTGCCACCGGACTTTAGTCTCGCTACTTCAACGTTTACCGATTTGCAACTTGCAACTCAGCCTATCTTGTTTGATTTGGGCCGCTTTGCCGAGAAATTTAAATTTGGCAGCGATGTAGGCGTTTTACTAAATTTTGCCGCTTATAAATTTTCCGGTCCGACTTATGCCCGGTAGCTCGGAAAAAAACAAAGCGAATTTAACGAATCAAAAACTCCAAAAGCGTTTCAAGGGGCTTTAAATTTTATAGTAATGCCGCGGATAAAGGTTTAGAATGTCGATCGTAGCGGCGTAAAATCAGCAAACGCGACATACCGACGAACCGCGAGTCTATGTACGGGCTTGCGCCGACAAATCGCAGCAGAGCAAAATCCGTCTTTACCGCGGTTATAACCCGCTTTTGCTATTTATTTTCGCAAAATCAGATGCAAAAAAAGGATGTAAAGCGGTGCCGGATTATTTATAAGCCTCGTATATCGATGAAATTTAGCCGTTAGCTTAAATCAAATTTATACATATCGCCCGTATTATCGCACTTTGCGAAATTTTCATTGATCGCCGCATCGTCCCTATGAAAAAAGCATAGCCGAAATTTTTACTCTGCCGTGCCGATTTTTGCTTGCGCCTTAGGCCGATGAGATCAAATTTATATACGTCCGCAGGCAGGTCAAAACCTATGCGCGGATAACATTTTCAAACGTTGGTCGCGCCGATTAAGATCTCTTGCATCCCGTTCGTGACGCCCGCCTTGATGGACGGGCTTGCGCTTTGGCTGCTTGTAAATGTAACCAGGCAACGCACTCTTTGTTTGCCGATCCCGAAAATCGCAAAATTTAAAACGCCTCCTCGTAATCCCGCGGCGTCTTGCAGCGCAGACTCATTTGCGGACTTAAAATGCTACTAATGCGGCAAAACGGCACGATGCGAGCGGTTTTTACCATCTCGTAAAATAGCTTTTTACGCACATAAAAATAGCTCAAAAGCTTTTTGGCTTTGCGGTTTTTTCTTTAAAATCGAGCGACAAGCCCCGAAAATAGCAGCGCCATACCGTAGCCGTTCGCGCTCAGTTTGCTTATTTCATTTTTGCTTTTTTGTTCGGTTTTTGCGTCGCATTGCTCGAGTTATCGGCGAAATAGCGATTGCTTTGAGTTTCCGACCGCCGCTTGCATTTAAATTCAGTCGAATTTAAGCCGGTCGGCGTAGCGTAAATCGCTAATTTTACCAAGCTTGGTTTATCGCTTTTACTCGTTTTTAATGCTACAAAAATGCGAGCAATCGACGGCAAATAGGCAAATTTGATCTCGTCGCGCTCTTGCTGCCAAGGCGCAAAAACTATACGCCCAAGGATGCATCCCGCAAATTTATCCATCGGCCGATCAAGCTCGCAAATCAGCTCTTTAAGCTTTGTTTGTTCGTTTTTTCGCGCAAGGCCCGCAAACGGTAAAATCGTGTTTTAGCCTCGCGCAAAGCATTTCGCCCGCATAGCTAAAATTTGACGCAGGCTCGAAAAATCAATCTCGCTCTTCGCGCCATCAGGTGAAATTCGAGTGAAAATTCTCCTCGCTCGCAGCCCCAAAGCAAGCAAACAAGAAGCGATCGGCTCAAATTTGCGCCCGCTTTCATCCGTAAAATTTACGCTTACGTTTTAGCGGGTTGTCGTCAAATTTAACCGTTACGGCCGCGAAATTCGCATCCTATCGCTCTTGTTTTCAGCCGCTTGCGGGAGTTTCGGGTTTTTATCATTAAATTTACGCACCGAATTTTCATAGTTTGTTACGCCGCCTCAGCCCTATAAAAAGCAAAACTTACGATAAAATCAAACCCGATCCCGCAAACAAGCAAAATGCGTAAAGCAACCAAACCTCGCAAGCGATATCGCCAAAACCGCAAACAAGACCCGCAAAAGCGGCCTAACGACAAAACCGCACGAACTCCGAGTGCGCTCGCGACAAAATCTCTTTAGCAAATGCGGGCAAAAAGCCGATTTGTCTCCAAAAAACCATACGCAAAAGCCGCACAAACAAGCTCGGTGCACAAATCGGAGCACTCTTTTGCGAAACTTTAAATTTTAAAATTTTCTATCTCGTTAAAATTTAGATACCGATAAATTTGCGCCTCTTTGCCCGCAAGCTTTTGGGGTACGATGTTCATATATTCGCTCACGCCGGGTAGCCTGCCCAGCACGGCGCAAACGGCCGCTAGCTCGGCGCTGCCTAGATACACGCGCGCGCCCATACCCATGCGGTTATCAAAATTTCTCGTCGAGGTCGAAAACACAGTCGCGCCGTCATTCACGCGGGCTTGGTTACCCATACAAAGCGAGCAGCCGGGCACCTCCGTGCGAGCGCCTACTGCGCGGAAAATATCGTAGTAGCCCTCCTTTTCGAGTAGCGCCTGATCCATCTTGGTAGGCGGCGCGATCCAGAGTCTAGTAGGCAGCGTTCCAAGCCCCCGCAGAGCCTCGCCCAGCGCGCGGTAGTGGCCGATATTGGTCATACAGCTACCCACAAACACCTCGTCGATCTTATGCGGGCGCGAGCTATCGGCTAACACTTCGCTCAGGGTCGCGACGTCATCTGGGTCGTTCGGGCAGGCTAGGATGGGCTCTTTTATCTCGTCCAAATTTATCTCGATCACCTCGGCGTAGCGCGCGTTTTTGTCGGCTCGCAGCAGCTCGGGCGCCGCCAGCCACTCGCGCATTTTCGCCGCGCGGCGCTCCAGGCTCGCCCTACTCTCATACCCGGCCTCTATCATCGCCTCGATGAGAGCGACGTTTGAGCGGACGTATTCGCAGACGCTCTGCTGGCTCAAATTTACCGCGCAGGCCGCCGCAGAGCGCTCGGCCGAGGCGTCGCTTAGCTCAAAGGCTTGCTCGACTTTTAGCTCCTCCAGCCCCTCGATTTCTAAAATTTTACCCGCAAATACGTTTTTCTTGCCCTTCTTTTCGACGGTGAGCAGCCCGCGCTTGATCGCGTAGTAGGGGATCGCATTTACCAGATCGCGCAGCGTCACGCCCTTTTGTAGCCGCCCGCTAAATCGCACGAGCACGGAGCCTGGCATATTTAGCGGCATAGCTCCGGACACCGCCGCAAACGCCACCAGTCCGCTGCCCGCAGGGAAGCTCACGCCGATAGGAAAGCGCGTATGAGAGTCGCCGCCAGTGCCCACGGTATCGGGCAAGACCATGCGATTTAGCCATGAGTGTATGACGCCGTCGCCGGGCCTTAGGCTCACTCCGCCGCGCGAGCTCATAAATTTAGGCAGCGTCTTTTGCGTTTCAAGGTCGCTGGGCTTTGGATAGGCCGCCGTGTGACAAAAGCTCTGCAGCACGAAATCAGCTGAAAATCCAAGACTAGCTAGCTCCTTGATCTCGTCGCGCGTCATCGGCCCGGTGGTGTCCTGCGAGCCTACGGTTAAAGTCGCGGGTTCGCAGTACTGCCCGGCTCTAACGCCCCCCACGCCGCAGGCCTTGCCCACGATCTTTTGAGCTAGCGTGTAGCCCTCGCTCTCGTTCGTTTGCGGCTGCGCGGGTCTTGCGAATATATCCTCCGCGCCTAAATTTAGCGCCGCCCTAGCCTTAGCGCAAAGCGAGCGGCCGATGATGAGCGGTATGCGCCCGCCCGCTCTAATCTCGTCAAATATAGTGTTTGGCGAAAGCGTAAAACGAGCGACCGGCTCGCCTTGAGGTTTGGCGTTTTTACCGTCTGAGATATCGTCTCCGCCGTATCTATCGTCAAATTCCGCGGCAAGATCGCCTTTGCTTTTTTCGCTTGCAAATTTCTTCGCCGCCTGTCGGTTTTGAGCTGAAATTTGAGAATTTTCGCCGTTTTTTTTGTTTAAATTTTGCAAATTCGACCTGTTTTGCATATTTGCGATTTTTTTAGTAAAAGTATCCGAATATGTTAAATTTGATCTCAAATTTGACGAAATCACAGAGCCGTCAAATTTCTGCGACTTTTCAAATTTTTCCGCATTGCAAGTTAAATTTTCGCCGCTTTTTTTGCCGTCCGCACCGCCGCGCTCGCCATCAAATTTTCCGTAGTTTTCGCTAGCCAAACCCTTTTTCGTCCCGTCGCTCGCAAATTTGATCCATTGCACGGATTTTTTATCTGCGATACCGACCGAAGCGTCCGCATGCGTCAAATTCGAGCTTAAATTTAAACCCGATTTTGACGAGATCTCCGCATCGTTTGCTTTTTCCAAATTCGTCCGTTCATCGGCATAAGCACCCAAATTTACGCCGTCTGCATCGCTGTTTGCAAATTTACCGCCGTTTTCGCAACCGCAAATTTCAACTCCGTCAAATTTACCCTCGGCGCTCAAATTTACCCGCCCGACGCAGAAAATCTCGCCTGCATACGGGTAGATATCGACGACATCGCCCGTTTCTAGCGCGCTCGCGTCGGCTACGATCGGCAGCGCGCCGCTATCTTCGGCGGTATTGAAAAATATCGGCGCGATCGCCGTGCCTATCACGATGCCGCCGGTTTTTTTGTTCGGCACGCCCTCTATCTCGCGCCCGAGGTGCCACTGGATGGAGTTTATGCCGCTCTTTCGGCTGCTGCCAGTGCCCACGACGTCGCCCGCGTAGACGACCTCAAGTCCGCTTTTTTTAAGCTCGCCGATCGTTTCCAGACTGCCTGGCTGACGCTTAACGAGCATCGCATTTGCGTGCAGCGGGATGTCTGAGCGCGTGTAGGCCTCGCCGGCCGGGCTTAGATCGTCGGTGTTGGTTTCGCCGGCGACCTTAAATATGACCGCTCTAATGCGTCGCGGTAGGCTCTCGCGCGCCTTAAACCACTCCGCTTCCGCCCACGAGCGCAAGACTTCGAGCGCAAATTTATTGCTTTTGGCAAGTTCTGCCACGTCGTTAAAATAATCATGCACGAAAATCGTCTCTTTTAGCGCGTTACAGGCGGCCTGCGCTATGGCCTCGTCGGCGTTTTTTAGACTTTCAAGCAGCACGATAACGCTGTATCCGCCCAGCATCGGTCGCAGCAAATTTACGGCGGCGATTTTATCGATTCCGCTTATAACCAGCCCGTGATTTATAATCTCGTTTAAAAACTCCGTCTTTACCTTTGCCGCGTTGTCTACGCCCGGATTTACGCGATTTGCGAGTAAATTTATGAGCCGCTTTACCCTCTTTTGATTTTCGTTTAGCTTTGCTGCAGTCTTCGCCTCACCTTCACTACCGGGTTCAAAAGCGGGTGCTCGGCCCGAGAGCAAACCTAGATACTCCCTCTCGTGCGCGCTTTCAAGCTTTAAAAGCTCGCAGACTTTTCTCGTTTGCTCCTCGTTTAGCGGCAACGGCGGCACACCTAAGGCCTCGCGCTCTTTTACGTGTTTTTCGTATTGCGTGAAAAAATCCATCCCTTTTCCTATCTTTTAAATTTACAAAGTCGTTTTGCTGCTTTTTATAATTTAAATTTTAATGAGCAAAAAGCTTTCGCCTCCAAATTTCGCGCTAAGCGGCATTAGCGAAGCCGAAATTTGGTAGGTAACTGCTTTGAGTGAGTTAAAATTTAAATTTTGCTATCGTCCTAAATTTGCCCAATTTTATCAAAAAGCAAAATAATTTGAAGTAAAATTCGCTCAAATTTTAAAATTTAAAGGAGCGAAGGTGCAAAAAGCGTATTTTAACTCGCCTATCGGCGTTTTGGAGATTTGCGGCGACGAGAGCGGAGTTTGCGAGCTAAATTTCGTGCGCGAGTTTATCTGCACGGAGGTAACGGACGCAAATTTAAAGCTCTGTTTAAGCGAGCTTGAAAGCTATTTTAAAGGCGAACTTAAAACCTTTAAAGCGCGACTAAACATCGGCGGCACGGCGTTTCAGAGGTGCATTTACGAAAATCTGCAAAAGATCGCTTACGGGCAGCGCGTCACATACGCCCGGCTTGCAGCGATGGCGGGGCGGCCGAAGGCGTTTCGCGCGGCGGGCTCGGCAAACGCGAAAAACCGCATACCCGTCATCGTGCCTTGCCACAGAGTGGTCGCCTCAAACGGCCTTGGCGGATACAGCGGCGGCAAGGGACTGGCGACTAAAATTTGGCTTTTGGAGCACGAAGCGAAGTATAAGGACTAATTTCGGTTTTTGCGTAACTCTTGCGCATAAAACGTAAAATCGGATGTAAATTTACGATCAAGAGGCGCAAATTTGACCCGAAACGACAAATTATCCACTAAATTTTTAAATTTAAGTCTTCTACAAAGCGCGAATTTGATAAAATTCGGGTTAAATTTGCCGCCGTTTTATTTGCGAAGATTACGTCGTTACCGAGTTTTGATATCGGTTCTACCCTTTATAAATTTCATCGACACACCGCTAATTTAGCAAAATCAAAACTCTAAATTTTACGCCAAAACCGCTTTAAGCCTTAGCGCGTTTCTTTAAATTATCTGCAAAAAAGC comes from the Campylobacter rectus genome and includes:
- a CDS encoding sensor histidine kinase produces the protein MSERSLVIVKILSLYLITSAIFLGYFFTNDYNMKKEALVSNEVKNLKEIKMGIYMKARMDGIGAVKNFTAEKNVKACIVSKSGEILYSDEDCAKFDGGDKDKSKEGGAIDSDGRVAIFEALQNMDENGADDLATAKIALSGKDIASELNLLRISTALNLFIILAILMIIAFYLSKTALAPLHAKITALNRFIKDSTHEINTPLSVILMSIETADKKSLSQRNLKRINNIETAAKTLSHIYEDLTYLSFGASRAAPKEELNFKEVLSERLEFFAPFFAKRALDLRINLKDALINANTYELKRAVDNLLSNAVKYTNSGGYVTVSLSKDELKISNSGEGLSKEQQDKIFERYTRFNEGQGGFGIGLNLVKRACENNAIVVTCESEPGKETTFTLRWRG
- a CDS encoding bifunctional aconitate hydratase 2/2-methylisocitrate dehydratase, with amino-acid sequence MDFFTQYEKHVKEREALGVPPLPLNEEQTRKVCELLKLESAHEREYLGLLSGRAPAFEPGSEGEAKTAAKLNENQKRVKRLINLLANRVNPGVDNAAKVKTEFLNEIINHGLVISGIDKIAAVNLLRPMLGGYSVIVLLESLKNADEAIAQAACNALKETIFVHDYFNDVAELAKSNKFALEVLRSWAEAEWFKARESLPRRIRAVIFKVAGETNTDDLSPAGEAYTRSDIPLHANAMLVKRQPGSLETIGELKKSGLEVVYAGDVVGTGSSRKSGINSIQWHLGREIEGVPNKKTGGIVIGTAIAPIFFNTAEDSGALPIVADASALETGDVVDIYPYAGEIFCVGRVNLSAEGKFDGVEICGCENGGKFANSDADGVNLGAYADERTNLEKANDAEISSKSGLNLSSNLTHADASVGIADKKSVQWIKFASDGTKKGLASENYGKFDGERGGADGKKSGENLTCNAEKFEKSQKFDGSVISSNLRSNLTYSDTFTKKIANMQNRSNLQNLNKKNGENSQISAQNRQAAKKFASEKSKGDLAAEFDDRYGGDDISDGKNAKPQGEPVARFTLSPNTIFDEIRAGGRIPLIIGRSLCAKARAALNLGAEDIFARPAQPQTNESEGYTLAQKIVGKACGVGGVRAGQYCEPATLTVGSQDTTGPMTRDEIKELASLGFSADFVLQSFCHTAAYPKPSDLETQKTLPKFMSSRGGVSLRPGDGVIHSWLNRMVLPDTVGTGGDSHTRFPIGVSFPAGSGLVAFAAVSGAMPLNMPGSVLVRFSGRLQKGVTLRDLVNAIPYYAIKRGLLTVEKKGKKNVFAGKILEIEGLEELKVEQAFELSDASAERSAAACAVNLSQQSVCEYVRSNVALIEAMIEAGYESRASLERRAAKMREWLAAPELLRADKNARYAEVIEINLDEIKEPILACPNDPDDVATLSEVLADSSRPHKIDEVFVGSCMTNIGHYRALGEALRGLGTLPTRLWIAPPTKMDQALLEKEGYYDIFRAVGARTEVPGCSLCMGNQARVNDGATVFSTSTRNFDNRMGMGARVYLGSAELAAVCAVLGRLPGVSEYMNIVPQKLAGKEAQIYRYLNFNEIENFKI
- a CDS encoding methylated-DNA--[protein]-cysteine S-methyltransferase; translated protein: MQKAYFNSPIGVLEICGDESGVCELNFVREFICTEVTDANLKLCLSELESYFKGELKTFKARLNIGGTAFQRCIYENLQKIAYGQRVTYARLAAMAGRPKAFRAAGSANAKNRIPVIVPCHRVVASNGLGGYSGGKGLATKIWLLEHEAKYKD